The genomic region ACTAAAGGAATAAAGGCGAAGCCCTTGTTAGTAAATTTAACCTCAAAATTTTCTATTCTGGCACTTTCTATTAATTCATTAATATAATCACTTCTTTTATTTTGAATTTCATCTATTAAATCTTCTTTTCTATTATCTGATGATGAATTATAAAAGTCTTCTACAATTTCTAAATAATGATTTTTTATTTCTTCTACTACCTTAATTAATTTTTTTCCATTGCCATTCTTAACAAATAATACTTCTGGCTTTTTGGAATCCTCATAAATTACATAACAAATATCCTTTGGAGGTTCAAGATATTTGTACTGATCCTCAATATATTTCTTTAATTCATTTATCTTCTCTTTTGAGAATGTATCTATCAAATAAAGATTATAGCCTTCCTTATCAATGTTGAGAGCTCTAGCTATCTTTTTATATTCAGTTTCAAATATATTAACACTTTTAGAGTTATCATTTTCAATATAGCCAAAATTAAAATTATATTTTACTTCATTTATTCTCAATTCTTTTTTCATAAATTTCCACTCTATAATTTGCCTAAGCAATTATTAAAAAGCAGTTCCCTCCTTTTTATTGTTTATTATATAAATATTCTAATGGTGGAGATTTAGGGAATATTTTTTCAATAAAAAGAATTATTATTTAATTTTCACAAAATAAAAAAGATTGCAGAGCAATCTTTTTTCACTCAGCAATCTTCTACAGCAATTCAATAAATTTATCTACAGCTTCTTCTGCCTTTTTTAATTCCTCTTCTGAAGGAACAAAACAGAATGATATACCTGGATCTATAGTTTTAAATTTTAATTCTTTAAGTCTAGATGAAAGCATCTTTACACCTTCTCCTGACCACCCATATGAACCAAAGGCTAAGGCAGCCTTTCCTCTATTAGTAATAGGATTGATTAAAGATAATAAGTCCCAAGATGGTTTTACAGCATCTTGATTTATTGTTGGTGAACCAATCATTATACCTTTTGCAGTTTCTATCTTTTTAACACTTTCACTTAAAGGTATTTCTGTTATTTCTGTTACATCTACCTTAAATCCTTTTTCTTCTAACTTACCCTTTAAGAATTTAGCCATAAATTCTGTATTACCATAAGCTGAAATATAGAATATTTCTACTTTTTTATTATCAACTTTTTCTTCAGTAGCCCATTCTTTATATAAATTAAGAATATGGTCAATATTATTCATATGTACAGGTCCATGGCTTGGAGCAATTATATCAAAATTTAATCCCTCTATTTTATTTAATCCCATTAATACAAATTTTTTGAATGGTCCCATTATACAATCAAAATAATATTTCATTTCTACAAAGTACTCATCATTTAAACTTCCTGTAATTGAACCTTCTGGGCAGTAATGAGAACCTGTAAAATCACAAGTAAATAAAAGGTTTCTTTCTTCTACATAAGTAAACATTGTATCTGGCCAATGTAAATTTGGTGCTTGAATAAATTTAAGAGTTGTTTTTCCTAATTTTATCTCACTTTTTGCTTCTTCTCCATTAAAATCCTTATTTAAGATATTCTTTAAGTAATTTAATGCCGCTCTTGTACCAACAACCTTTGCCTTAGGATACTTTTCAATTAATTTTATTAATGATCCACTATGATCTAATTCTGTATGTTGTACAATTATATAATCTACTTCCCTTTCTCCTATAACAGATGTAATGTTATTAACAAACTCTTCATGAAAACCAGTTTTTACACTATCAATTACTGCTATTTTTTCATCATCTATTAGATATGAATTATAAGTAGTTCCCTTTTTTGTTTCCATTATTATATCAAATACTCTTAATGCAGGATCCTTAACTCCAATCCAATAAATATTCTCTTTTATTAGTTCCACCATATCTCTTCCTCCAAATTACATATAATATCGCATACCTATTAATAATTTACCACAAAGCTTTTCCACAGACAATCATAATTTCAAAAGCCCTTGTATTAACTAACATCAATTATTAATTTTTAAATGAATGAACCGGAGCTGGTATTCTTCCACCTCTCTCAATAAATAAATTAGAAGAATTATTATTAATCTTCATTACTGGTGCTCGACCTAGTAATCCTCCGAATTCCACCATATCCCCAACCTTACATCCAGGCGCTGGTATTATTCTAACAGCAGTTGTTTTATTATTTATCATACCAATTGCAGCCTCATCTGCTATCATTGCTGCAATAGTTTCTGCTGATGTATCTCCAGGTACCGCGATCATATCTAATCCAACCGAACAAATAGCAGTCATTGCTTCTAGTTTTTCTAAATTTAAAGCTCCCTTTAATACTGCATCTATCATACCTGCATCTTCTGAAACTGGAATAAAAGCTCCACTCAATCCTCCAACATGGCTACATGCCATAATTCCACCTTTTTTAACTGCATCATTTAATAAAGCTAAAGCAGCAGTTGTTCCATGGGTTCCTACAGATTCTAATCCCATTTCTTCAAGTATATGAGCCACAGAATCACCAATAGCTGGTGTTGGTGCTAAGGATAAATCAACAATTCCAAAAGGTACATCAAGCCTTTTTGACGCTTCTTTAGCTACTAATTGACCCATTCTAGTGATCTTAAAAGCAGTTTTCTTAATAGTTTCAGCAACTACATCAAAAGGTTCTCCTTTTACCTTTTGTAATGCCCTTTGAACAACTCCAGGACCACTTACTCCAACATTTATTATCTTATCTGCTTCTCCTACCCCATGAAATGCACCTGCCATAAATGGATTGTCTTCTACTGCATTGCAAAATACAACTAACTTGGCACAGCCAAAACCTTTAGCCTCTTTTGATAACTCTGCAGTATTTTTTATTATTTGTCCCATTTCTTTTACTGCATCCATATTTATACCTGTTCTTGTAGAACCAATATTTACAGAAGCGCAAACCTTTCTAGTTTTTGAAAGAGCCTCTGGAATTGATTTAATTAATATCTTATCCCCTTTTGTATATCCTTTTTGAACTAAAGCAGAAAATCCACCTATAAAATCTATTCCTAAATGCTCTGCGGCTTTATCTAAAATTTCAGCAAATTTAACATAGCTTTCTTCGTTTGTAGCTCCTGCTATTATTGAAATTGGAGTTACAGAAACTCTCTTATTAACTATAGGTATACCAAATTCATTTTCTATTTCTTTACCTGCTCTTACTAAATCTTTTGCAGATGAAGTTATTTTATTATAAATCTTTTCTCTAGCCTTATCTCCATTTGAATCAATGCAGTCTAATAAAGAAATTCCCATAGTGATAGTTCTAATATCTAAATTCTCTTCATCTATCATTTTTATTGTTTCCAAAATATTATTAGTATTCATATTTATCCTCCAACCATCTATTATAAACTGTGCATTGAATTAAAGATTTCTTCTCTCTGTATTTTTACCTCTACTCCTAACTCTTTTCCCTTTGAAATTAAGCCTTCTTTTACTATATCAAAACTGCTATTAGCTTTTTCAAAATCAAGCATCATAATCATAGTAAAATATTCCTTCATTATAGTTTGGTTCACATCTAAAATATTGATATTAAATTTTACTAATTCACTGCTAATACCTGCAATAATTCCTACCTTATCTCTTCCTATTACAGTTAAAATTCCTTTCATTTTTATTCACCTCAAACTTTATTTTAACAATTTAATCTACTAAATTTTTACTTTTTATTTTATTATCTTCGTATATATTTGTCAATTAAAACTGTTCTCTTTCTTAATAAATATATAACCTTTAATAAAATTAACAAAAAAGACATCTTGCAATAAATTTTGCAAAATATCTTATTCTTTAATAATTGCTAACAATTTATTCTGTTAATCAAAAAATTCATCTTCTATTTTTTCTAAATCTAATATTCTTATTTCTTTTAGATTAAAATCAATAAGACCACTATTTTTCATACTGATTAATTCTCTAGAAAGAGAAGGTCTTGCTACTCCCATTTCTTCTGCTAATTCTTTTTTAGACTTTATCTTTAATACTAAAGAGTTCTTAGTATTATAATTATCTAATAGCAGTTTGCATATCTTTCTTCTAATAGAATCTAATTCTATCAGCTTTATTTTTTTATTTAAATTTACTAATTTTTGAGATAATAATCCTAAAAAATTCTCTGTGAATTTAGTATTTTTCTTCATTATATTTAAAATAGTTTTTTTAGGAAAAAAAATAATTTTACAATTTTCTATCGCCATTACAGTTGAAGGGTAGGTTCCTTCCTTAGCAAAAATTATTGCTTCAGCAAAGGCGTCACCTTCACTAAGATTTGCTAAAGTCAATACCTTTCCATTTTCATATACATTTTGTACAACAGCTTTTCCTTCTACTATTATTGATAAACTATTGCATGGCTCACCTTGATTAGCAATTATTTGCCCCTTATTGTAGGATCTTACCATATAAACTTCCTCATCTAAGATTTTCTTTATTTCTTCATCTTCTATATCCTTAAAAAATCTAGCCCTTTGTAATGTTTTTATCATAACTTTTCCTTTCAAAACTTATCTAAATATATATTTTTTTATTCTCTATTATTTTACCTTTTATTCTTTAACTATACTTAGTAAATCTTTCTATTTATAATTTGTAATCTAATCATAATAAATAGCCTAATGCAAGAAAAATATATGAATATCCTAATCTCTTCTTCAATTCATTCCCCGTAAAAGCTCAACATCTCATCTCTTATTATAAATTTTTATAAAAAATAAAGATATATAACTTAATTATATATCTTTATTTTACTATATTCTTTTAAACTAAAAAAGTCTGCTTAACTAAATAATTAGTAAAGCAGACTTCTTTAATATTTAAATTATCCTAAAAACATTTTTAAGTCGTCTTCTACGTTTGTTATTCCACCAATTCCAAAGTTTTCAACAAGTACTTTAGCAACATTTGGTGAAAGGAATGCTGGTAGAGTTGGTCCTAAATGGATATTCTTAACTCCTAAGTATAGTAATGATAATAATACTATAACAGCTTTTTGTTCATACCATGCAATGTTAAATGCTAATGGTAAATCATTAATATCTTGTAATTCAAATACTTCTTTAAGTTTTAATGCAATTAATGCTAATGAGTATGAATCGTTACATTGTCCTGCATCAAGAACTCTTGGAATTCCACCAATATCTCCTAAGTCTAATTTGTTATATTTGTATTTTGCACAACCTGCAGTTAAAATAACAGTATCTTTTGGTAGTGCTTTTGCAAATTCTGTGTAGTAGTTTCTTGATTTAGCTCTACCGTCACATCCAGCCATTACGAAGAATTTCTTAATAGCTCCTGACTTAACAGCATCTACAACTTTATCAGCAAGCGCAAATACTTGGTTGTGAGCAAATCCACCAATGATTTCTCCCTTTTCTATTTCTGTTGGAGCCTTGCAAGTCTTAGCAAGTTCAATTATTTCTGAGAAGTCTTTCTTTTCTCCATCTACTCCTGGTATATGCTTACATCCTGGGAAGCCTGCAGCTCCAGTTGTAAATACTCTATGCTTGTAGCTTTCCTTTGGTGGTACTATACAGTTTGTAGTCATTAATATTGGACCGTTGAAGCTTTCAAATTCTTCTTTTTGCTTCCACCATGCATTTCCATAGTTACCTACAAAGTGATCATATTTCTTAAATGCTGGATAATAGTGAGCTGGTAACATTTCTGAGTGAGTATAAACATCTACTCCTGTTCCCTTTGTTTGTTCTAATAATTGTTCTAAGTCTTTTAAGTCGTGACCAGAAACTAAAATACCTGGATTATTTCTAACACCTATATTAACTTTTGTTATTTCTGGGTTTCCATAAGTTCCAGTATTAGCTGCATCTAATAAAGCCATACCGTCTACTCCAACTTTACCTGTTTCTAAAGTTAAAGCTACTAATTGATCTACTGTTAAGCTGTCATCTAATAACTTAGCTAAAGTTTCTTGCATAAATGCACTAATTTCTTCGTTATCATAGCTTAATTCGTTAGCATGCTTCATATATGCTGCTAAACCTTTTAATCCATAAGTTATAAGTTCTCTTAAACTTCTTATATCTTCATCTTTAGTTGCTAATACACCAACTTCTGTTGATTTTGTATCATATTCTTCTCTTGTAGAAGCAGTCCATAATGCAGCTTCTGATAAACCTTCTTTATTTGATAATTGATTTAATAATTCTTCTTTTATTTCTAATACTCTTCTTACTCTATCGTAGAATATCTCATCATCAAAGTTAGCATTTGTTATAGTTGTAAATAAATTAATTGTTATATAGTGATTAACTTCACTTGAAACTTTTTTTCCTTCTTTTCTAAGTCTAGTTGTTACTTCTGATAATCCTTTTGTTACATATACTAATAAATCCTGCATTCTAGCAAGGTCTGGTGATTTTCCACATACTCCAAATTTTGTACAGCCTGTACAGCCTGCTGTTTCTTGACATTGGAAACAAAACATTTTATTTTCCATAAAAATAGCCTCCTTAAATATATTTAAAATAAATGATCTCTAAAATGTTCATTTGACATGCTCATTATAACCAATTTTTTCAGAATAATCGGTAACAGAAGTTACAGAAATAAATATTTTTTATTTTTTTAATAAAAATATTTATAAAAAATTCTATTTTCTTTTATATTTTCTCTGCACCAAAAAATATTTCTAATATTCTTATTTCTTTCTGGATAAAAAAAGTAAGCTGCTCACAAAAAATATGAAACAACTTACTTATTAGTTCTAATCTTTTCATTTTTCTAGCTTTAAGGCATGAACTGAATAACCTTTAATTTTTGTCTATTACCAATTATTAGTTATTTATCATTAATTAAATTTAGCATTGCTTCCTTTATTAGTAGATGTAATAACTATCTTTGAATCTATCCTATCCTTCAATTCTTGTACATGAGATATTATACCTACCACTCTTCCGTCATTTTGGAGTTCAACTAAACATTCTATAGCATTATCTAAAGATTCTGAATCCAAAGTTCCAAAACCTTCATCCACAAAAATAGTATCTAACTGTATTCCCCCTGAATAAGCTTGTACCACATCTGCTAAACCTAAAGCCATAGACAATGATGCTTTGAAAGCTTCCCCACCTGATAGAGTTTTTATATCTCTAGATTTTCCTGTATAATTATCAAATACTTCTAAGTCTAAGCCTTGTCCCTTTCTCTTATCTCCAACTTCTTCTTTTCTTAAAAGTTCATATCTATTACAGCTCATTCTAGAAAGTCTTAAATTTGCTGCAGTGATTATATCTTCAAAATATGAAGCTAATACATATCTTTCAAAGCTTATTTTTCTACTGTTATCACCATTAATAATCTTTGAAAGCCTTCCTATAACACTATACTTTTTTTCATCTTTTTCAATTAATTCATTATTCTTTTCAATATTCTTTAATAGTTTTATATTTTGATCTATTTTAGAATATAACTTTTTCTCAATCTTCTGTATCTTTAATTTATTATCTTTATAAGATTCTATTTTTATTTCCAATTCCTTAATATCTTTTTTTATTAGCCCTTCACATTCCTTAGTAATATCTTTCAATAATTTTTCTGTATTGGCTAAGTTGTTGATGTAATTATTGATATCCCTTTCTAAAGTTTCTATTTCTTCTTCTTTAAGCTGACTGTTTTTATAATCACGTCCATCTTTGAAGCCTAATGCTAAAGTCTTTTCCTTAAATATCTCAATAGCTTCTTCTAAATCTTTTTTTGATTCTTTTGACCTAATTTCTAAAGATTGCTTGTTTCCATTTTCTTTATCTAAATTAGATTTTAATAAATTATATTCTGCTTCAGCTTTTTCATAATTCTTTTTTAGCTCTTCTATTTTATAATTAATTTCTCTTCTTATATTTTCAAGTTCATTATAAGACTTAACATTTCCATTAAATTCTTCTTCAATATTTTTCAAATTAGTTTCTTCTATTTTTAAATTTTCTTTATTAGATAAAAGTTCTTTATTTTTCTCTTCTAAATAATTTCTTAACTTCTCAATTCTTGCCTCTTTATTCTTCTTTTCCTTAATCTTTTCTTCTTCCTTATTAACTAATAAAGATATTCCTTCTATTTCCTTATTAATATTTAATAACTCAAAATTATTTTTCTTTATTAATCCTAAAACTTTCTCAATTTCTAATGATATATCTTCAAGATTGTTACTAGCAAATATTTTCATTAATAGAGGAAATATTATTTCTCTTTTATTCGATTCTAAATTTGCATTTATTTTAGATAAATCTCTATAGTATTTTTCTCTAATTTCATATAATTTATCTGCTTTAACTTTTGCTTCTTTTACCAAATTCTCATCTATAACTTCACTATTTAAAACAGCTAGCTTTGGATGATGAAGTGAACCACATACTGGGCAAGGTTCCCCTTCTATTAAATTCTTGGCAAGTATTCCTGCTTGATTTCTCCTAAAAGCCTCTTCTAAATTTTCATAATAGTTTTTAGCCGCTACATAAGACTTATCTGCCTCTTCATAGACTAAAGTCAGATTTGAATGTTTATTACTTTCCCTCTTATAACTCTCTAAAGAATTTAATAATATATTTAAATCTTCTATTTTCTTATTTAAATTAATAACATTTATTTCCAATGTATTCTTTTTATTTTTTAAACTACTTATATTCTCCAACTCTATTGCTAATTTATTTATTAAATCACTATTACCTTTTATCTCTAAATTTATATTATTAATTTCTTTTTCCAGATCTTCTATAAAAATCTTTAATTTATTTACTTTTGCCTTATTTTTTTCATATCTAGAAGCTTTTTCCTTTAATTTATCTATTTCATTTAATTGACTTAATAAAATATTTTTTTCTTCTTCTTTGGCTTTTTCTTCTTGTAATCTCTTAAATGCTAGGTCATAATCTTTTTTATACTTTTCTATATTTTTTATAGCTTCATTTAATTTAAAATTTACTTCATCATATAAAGATTTTTTATACCTATAATCTTTTTCATAAAGGTCCAATTTCAATGCCTTTTTTGCCTTTTCCAGAATAACAGACTTTTCTTTATAATTTTCTTTTAGGCATGAAAGCCTTTCAAATTCTAATTTTATATTATTCTTTTTCTCTAACTTTTTATTATTTTCATTTATTAATGCTAATTCCTTAGATAAAGTTTCTATTTCCTCTTGAAACTTATCTAATTCATCCTTTAAATTTGAAATCATCTCTTGATCTACACTTATTTCTTCTTCAAAACCTTTTATTATTTGCTCAATATTCATATCCCTAGCAGTAATCATTTCTTTTAAAGTTATATTTTCTTCGTTTATCATAAAGGACTTAATATTATTTTCCCTATCCCTTTGGATAAGTTCAATATTTCTTTTTAATTCATTTGCTTCATTCTTTATATTCTGCTGAATATCTGAAAATATTTTTGTTCCAAATATCTTTCTAAATATTTCTTCCTTCTTATCACTATCAGAATTTAATAACTTTTTAAACTCCCCTTGAGGTATCATAACTAATTGCTTGAATTGCTCTGAATTAATACCTAAAATTTCTTCTACTGCTCGTGTTACTTCTTTATATCCTGTTATCGTTTTATCTTTATATTTTAGTTCTGCAACAGCCTTACTTTCTGTAAATCCTTCACCTCTTTGTTTCTTTCTATAATATTGAGGTGATCTTTTTACATAATAATCCTTATTTCTCATCGAAAACCATAGCTCAACTTCTGTCTTAGTTTCCAGAGAAGCAAAATCACTTCTTAAATTTTTACCTTCCCTTTCACTTCCACTTGCCTCTCCAAAAAGAGCAAAGTTAATGGCATCAAAAATTGTTGTTTTACCTGCTCCCGTATTTCCTGTTATTACAAATATATTTTTATCTTTTAAATTTTCTTCAAAATTTAATTCTTGTTTTTCTGCATAAGGTCCAAAAGCTGAAATTATTAATTTTTTAATTTTCATATTAATATTCTTCCTCCTTAGCCTTGTCCAATATATTTGCAATGATCTCTAATTCTTCACTGCTACAATCTTCACCAATTATATCCTTGTAAAAATCCTTAAACAAAGTTAGAGTAGATTTTTCCTTTATATCAGCTATTTTTCTTTCTGAACCTTGCTTATTTAATCTTTCTTCCCTTACCAATTCCATTACATTTGGATAAACAGTCCTTATCTTAGCCATTGGATCTAAAATTTCACCTTTATCTTTTAAAATTACCTTTATATAGTCTTCTTTATTTAAATTATCCTTTGTAGAATCTCTTATTATATTTTCAAGATAGCCTTCTATAATTCTAAAATCTCTTTTTCCTTTTAATCTATAAAATCTTACATCAATATTCCCCTCTGAATCTAAGTTAATTATATTTATTCCCTTTTTTTGATTAACTTCTGAAAAAGAGTATTTCATCAATGAGCCTGAATACCTTATTCTTTCATTGCCTACTTTTTGAGGACCATGCAAATGACCAAGAGCAGTATAATTAAAGTTTTCAAAGAGTTTCCCATCAATAAAATCCGTTCCCCCTATAGAAATAGGTTTTTCAGAATCTGATTCAACTAGTTCTTCAAAATTTCCCTCTCTTATTTTCGTTACATATCCATGGGCAATTGCAATATTTCTTTCTTCTTTATTTAAATCTTTATTTATTTCATCAATTATTTTTCTCATTGCATCATTTGGCGTCTTTATATTCTCATCTCCATATAAATCTCTTACAATTGGAACATCTGCAAAAGGTATTGGATAAAAATTTACCTTTCCAAATTCATCTTCTAAAACAATTTTTTCTGTATTTCTTTTTAAGTTTCCTATAATATATAAACCACTTCTTCTTAATAATGAACTAGCAAAATCTAATCTTTCATTACTGTCATGATTACCAGCAATAGCAATTATAGGTGTTTTTAAATCTATTACGATTTTCTCAAGAGTTTTATTTAACAATTCAACTGCTTGTACAGGTGGTATTGATCTATCATATAAGTCTCCCGCTATTACTAATACATCTGGCTTTTCTTCTTCTATTGCCTTAAATAACTCTTCTAACATATATTCCTGTTCTTCAGTCATATAGAAACCATTAACAAGCTTTCCAATATGCCAATCCCCCATATGAAAAATTTTCATTTCATCACCCCTCTAAACAATTCACAATTCAAAATGTACAATTTAGGAAGATTTTCAGAGCACTAAAAATCAACATTGTATTTGTTTTATATTATACATTATTTTTATATTTATTTATTGAATATTCTTAGAATTTTATTGGATATTATTTATATACAATAAATTTAAAAAATAAAAAAGACTGTTATATCTTTAAACAGTCCTTTTGTACTAATAATCCAATAAAGTTCTTAATTTTAATTAATATTATGCTGCTTTTTCATTTAAAATAGAAATAGTATCCTTTCCTTGAGCTTTATTTAATGATCTTGCTACTAAATATGCAAGAAAAGCATCAATACAATGATGAACCATTGTTCCCACTACTGTAACTAAAACTATTGTATAAGAATCAATTCCAAAAGGTATTATAGCTAGTCCTTCTAAAATACCATGAATTGGTGCAGTAGCAGCTATTGCTCCTTTATAATTTTCATTCTTTCTAAATATTTTTCCTCCAATATACCCAACAATAATATGAGTTGCTGCTCTAAGGGCTACCACAGGTGCCGATGTTATAAAAAATCCTATTGTTGAACCTAAACCAACTATTGCAGCCACTTTTGGTGAAATTAACATTGCAATAAATAAAGGAACATGGGATGCTAATGTAGCTGTAAATGGTCCAACTATTATTTTTAAAAATCCAAA from Clostridium isatidis harbors:
- a CDS encoding FprA family A-type flavoprotein; the encoded protein is MVELIKENIYWIGVKDPALRVFDIIMETKKGTTYNSYLIDDEKIAVIDSVKTGFHEEFVNNITSVIGEREVDYIIVQHTELDHSGSLIKLIEKYPKAKVVGTRAALNYLKNILNKDFNGEEAKSEIKLGKTTLKFIQAPNLHWPDTMFTYVEERNLLFTCDFTGSHYCPEGSITGSLNDEYFVEMKYYFDCIMGPFKKFVLMGLNKIEGLNFDIIAPSHGPVHMNNIDHILNLYKEWATEEKVDNKKVEIFYISAYGNTEFMAKFLKGKLEEKGFKVDVTEITEIPLSESVKKIETAKGIMIGSPTINQDAVKPSWDLLSLINPITNRGKAALAFGSYGWSGEGVKMLSSRLKELKFKTIDPGISFCFVPSEEELKKAEEAVDKFIELL
- a CDS encoding PFL family protein; this translates as MNTNNILETIKMIDEENLDIRTITMGISLLDCIDSNGDKAREKIYNKITSSAKDLVRAGKEIENEFGIPIVNKRVSVTPISIIAGATNEESYVKFAEILDKAAEHLGIDFIGGFSALVQKGYTKGDKILIKSIPEALSKTRKVCASVNIGSTRTGINMDAVKEMGQIIKNTAELSKEAKGFGCAKLVVFCNAVEDNPFMAGAFHGVGEADKIINVGVSGPGVVQRALQKVKGEPFDVVAETIKKTAFKITRMGQLVAKEASKRLDVPFGIVDLSLAPTPAIGDSVAHILEEMGLESVGTHGTTAALALLNDAVKKGGIMACSHVGGLSGAFIPVSEDAGMIDAVLKGALNLEKLEAMTAICSVGLDMIAVPGDTSAETIAAMIADEAAIGMINNKTTAVRIIPAPGCKVGDMVEFGGLLGRAPVMKINNNSSNLFIERGGRIPAPVHSFKN
- a CDS encoding ACT domain-containing protein, with protein sequence MKGILTVIGRDKVGIIAGISSELVKFNINILDVNQTIMKEYFTMIMMLDFEKANSSFDIVKEGLISKGKELGVEVKIQREEIFNSMHSL
- a CDS encoding Crp/Fnr family transcriptional regulator; protein product: MIKTLQRARFFKDIEDEEIKKILDEEVYMVRSYNKGQIIANQGEPCNSLSIIVEGKAVVQNVYENGKVLTLANLSEGDAFAEAIIFAKEGTYPSTVMAIENCKIIFFPKKTILNIMKKNTKFTENFLGLLSQKLVNLNKKIKLIELDSIRRKICKLLLDNYNTKNSLVLKIKSKKELAEEMGVARPSLSRELISMKNSGLIDFNLKEIRILDLEKIEDEFFD
- the hcp gene encoding hydroxylamine reductase; translated protein: MENKMFCFQCQETAGCTGCTKFGVCGKSPDLARMQDLLVYVTKGLSEVTTRLRKEGKKVSSEVNHYITINLFTTITNANFDDEIFYDRVRRVLEIKEELLNQLSNKEGLSEAALWTASTREEYDTKSTEVGVLATKDEDIRSLRELITYGLKGLAAYMKHANELSYDNEEISAFMQETLAKLLDDSLTVDQLVALTLETGKVGVDGMALLDAANTGTYGNPEITKVNIGVRNNPGILVSGHDLKDLEQLLEQTKGTGVDVYTHSEMLPAHYYPAFKKYDHFVGNYGNAWWKQKEEFESFNGPILMTTNCIVPPKESYKHRVFTTGAAGFPGCKHIPGVDGEKKDFSEIIELAKTCKAPTEIEKGEIIGGFAHNQVFALADKVVDAVKSGAIKKFFVMAGCDGRAKSRNYYTEFAKALPKDTVILTAGCAKYKYNKLDLGDIGGIPRVLDAGQCNDSYSLALIALKLKEVFELQDINDLPLAFNIAWYEQKAVIVLLSLLYLGVKNIHLGPTLPAFLSPNVAKVLVENFGIGGITNVEDDLKMFLG
- a CDS encoding AAA family ATPase codes for the protein MKIKKLIISAFGPYAEKQELNFEENLKDKNIFVITGNTGAGKTTIFDAINFALFGEASGSEREGKNLRSDFASLETKTEVELWFSMRNKDYYVKRSPQYYRKKQRGEGFTESKAVAELKYKDKTITGYKEVTRAVEEILGINSEQFKQLVMIPQGEFKKLLNSDSDKKEEIFRKIFGTKIFSDIQQNIKNEANELKRNIELIQRDRENNIKSFMINEENITLKEMITARDMNIEQIIKGFEEEISVDQEMISNLKDELDKFQEEIETLSKELALINENNKKLEKKNNIKLEFERLSCLKENYKEKSVILEKAKKALKLDLYEKDYRYKKSLYDEVNFKLNEAIKNIEKYKKDYDLAFKRLQEEKAKEEEKNILLSQLNEIDKLKEKASRYEKNKAKVNKLKIFIEDLEKEINNINLEIKGNSDLINKLAIELENISSLKNKKNTLEINVINLNKKIEDLNILLNSLESYKRESNKHSNLTLVYEEADKSYVAAKNYYENLEEAFRRNQAGILAKNLIEGEPCPVCGSLHHPKLAVLNSEVIDENLVKEAKVKADKLYEIREKYYRDLSKINANLESNKREIIFPLLMKIFASNNLEDISLEIEKVLGLIKKNNFELLNINKEIEGISLLVNKEEEKIKEKKNKEARIEKLRNYLEEKNKELLSNKENLKIEETNLKNIEEEFNGNVKSYNELENIRREINYKIEELKKNYEKAEAEYNLLKSNLDKENGNKQSLEIRSKESKKDLEEAIEIFKEKTLALGFKDGRDYKNSQLKEEEIETLERDINNYINNLANTEKLLKDITKECEGLIKKDIKELEIKIESYKDNKLKIQKIEKKLYSKIDQNIKLLKNIEKNNELIEKDEKKYSVIGRLSKIINGDNSRKISFERYVLASYFEDIITAANLRLSRMSCNRYELLRKEEVGDKRKGQGLDLEVFDNYTGKSRDIKTLSGGEAFKASLSMALGLADVVQAYSGGIQLDTIFVDEGFGTLDSESLDNAIECLVELQNDGRVVGIISHVQELKDRIDSKIVITSTNKGSNAKFN
- a CDS encoding exonuclease SbcCD subunit D; translation: MKIFHMGDWHIGKLVNGFYMTEEQEYMLEELFKAIEEEKPDVLVIAGDLYDRSIPPVQAVELLNKTLEKIVIDLKTPIIAIAGNHDSNERLDFASSLLRRSGLYIIGNLKRNTEKIVLEDEFGKVNFYPIPFADVPIVRDLYGDENIKTPNDAMRKIIDEINKDLNKEERNIAIAHGYVTKIREGNFEELVESDSEKPISIGGTDFIDGKLFENFNYTALGHLHGPQKVGNERIRYSGSLMKYSFSEVNQKKGINIINLDSEGNIDVRFYRLKGKRDFRIIEGYLENIIRDSTKDNLNKEDYIKVILKDKGEILDPMAKIRTVYPNVMELVREERLNKQGSERKIADIKEKSTLTLFKDFYKDIIGEDCSSEELEIIANILDKAKEEEY
- a CDS encoding ECF transporter S component — encoded protein: MHSTKIKKLVLAALLVALSLIIPISFGFLKIIVGPFTATLASHVPLFIAMLISPKVAAIVGLGSTIGFFITSAPVVALRAATHIIVGYIGGKIFRKNENYKGAIAATAPIHGILEGLAIIPFGIDSYTIVLVTVVGTMVHHCIDAFLAYLVARSLNKAQGKDTISILNEKAA